DNA from Effusibacillus lacus:
TTACGGAAATGACTGGTACGGGTATTTTATGCGACGTCTGGCGGAACGCCCGGCCAATGTGGGATTCGTAGTGAAATCCATGTTTAAGAAATAGCATGGAAATCAACAATAATCATCGACTGGAGGTAATTCAATGATTCCGTTCCGTAACGAACCTTTTACCAATTTTGCAGACCCGGCCAACAAGGAAGCCATGAAAGCCGCCCTTGCCAAAGTCAAGGCGGAGTTGGGCAAAGAGTATCCTTTGGTCATCGGCGGGGAGAAAATCACGACCGGGAAAAAAGTGAAATCCATAAACCCCGGAAATTTGGATGAAATCGTGGGAATCCAGTGCCAGGCCAACCAGGAACTGGCGCAAAAGGCTGTCGATATCGCCATGGAAACTTTCAAAACATGGCAGTTCGTGGAGCCGCACGTCCGTGCCAACTATCTGTTCAAGGCGGCTGCTGAAATGCGTCGCCGCAAGTTCGAATTTGCTGCCTGGATGGTCTATGAAGTGGGCAAGAACTGGGGAGAAGCGGATGCGGATGTGGCGGAAGCCATTGATTTCATGGAATTCTACGGTCGCGAAATGATTCGTCTGGGGGGGCCGCAGCCTTTGGTTCCCTATGAAGGGGAAGACAATCACCTGTATTACATCCCGCTTGGTGTGGGGGTAGTCATTCCTCCCTGGAACTTCCCGCTGGCCATTATGGTGGGCATGACAACGGCTGCCATTGTGTCGGGCAACACGGTTGTGTTGAAACCGGCTTCCACTTCTCCGGTCATTGCAGCGAAATTTGTGGAACTGATGGAACAGATCGGTCTGCCGAAGGGAGTTATCAACTTCCTGCCAGGTTCCGGCTCTGAAATCGGGGACTTCCTGGTGGAACATCCAAAGACCCGGTTTGTATCTTTCACCGGTTCCCGTGATGTGGGAATTCGCATCAATGAAAGAATCGCCAAGCAAGCGGAAGGCCAGATCTGGATCAAGCGTCTGGTTGCGGAAATGGGCGGTAAAGACGCAGTAGTGGTGGACGCTTCGGCAGACCCGGAAGAAGCGGCAACCGGAATTGTACAATCCGCCTTCGGGTTTCAGGGACAGAAATGTTCCGCGGGTTCCCGGGCGATTGTGCATAAGGACTTGTATGACGTAGTTCTGCAAAAAGTCGTTGAAAAGACCAAGGCTCTGCAGGTGGGGCTTCCGGAAGAAAACTACGCAATCGGTCCGGTTGTGGACGAGAATGCATACAACAAGATTCTGGAATACATTGAAGTGGGCAAGAAGGAAGGGCGTCTGATGGCAGGCGGCGGCAAGGCGGAAGGCAACGGCTACTACATCCAGCCGACCATCATTGCGGACGTGAAAGAAGATGCCCGGATCATGCTGGAAGAGATCTTCGGCCCGGTGCTGGCGTTCTACAAGGCGGACAGCTTTGAGAAAGCGATTGAAGTGTTCAACAACACCGAATACGGCCTGACCGGAGCTCTTTATTCCAATGACCGCGAACACTTGGAATACGCCCGAAAGTATATGCATTGCGGCAATCTGTACTTCAACCGCAAGTGCACGGGCGCGCTCGTAGGTGTCCATCCCTTTGGCGGATTCAACATGTCGGGCACCGATTCCAAAGCGGGAGGACGGGATTACCTGCTGCTCTTTACACAGGCAAAGGTTGTTTCCGAGCGGTTTTAATAAGCGAAGATTCAAAGAGGCTGTCCCAACAGTAGTTGTTGTTTGGACACCTCCTGGTTAGTTCAGAAAGCCAGGAGGATGATGACAACCGTATAAAAAATTGCGGTGATTTTCAAGGTTATTATGGAAGTCAAAGTGGTGGTTCTCGATATAGTGATGATTTTCAACGTTATTTGGAGATTTTCTCATTGGTGGGCAATAAAAAACGCTAAATAGCGGTGAAAAAGAACCTTATTCTAAGAACCGCAATGAATTCAACAAGTATAGCGGTGAAAAACACTGTTATTTCGAAACACATTCATTCAGCAGGCTGTCTTATGACATTGGGGCAGCCTCTTTCTTTTTAAGATTGAGTGAATTTGACCGCTAGCCAGGGTCTTTCCCGCCCTAATGATTACGCTACTGCTGCCCCTCCCCCTTGTGGAAATAAGAGATATTCTGGCATTTATTGGCCCATTTTTGCAAGGAAAATCAGTAATAAGGGCATTTGAAGCACTTATTTACATGTCTTGTTGATTTCATCCATCCGGCCACCCCACAATAAGCGCTTCAAAAACCTTTATTCATCAAACAGCCACTCAGTAAAAATCAATAAGTGCCCAAAAGGCCGCTATTCTAATCGTTGCCCACGCACACGTCTGAAATATGTACAATCAAGGATCTATGAGCTATGATGAAAAAGAAAATGAAATGGAAGGAGGGATTAAAGTGTCGAAAGAATTGGAGAAATTATTGCGTTCGGTCCTGCAAGAGGAACTTCAGCCGATCCAAAAAGACATGCATACTTTGAACAACCGGATGGAACGTCTTGAGAACAAAATGGACGATCTTGAGAGCGATATAAAAGTCCGCTTTGATGAAGTCTACACCAGATTTGACCAAGTGGACAAACGGTTTGAGGAAGTGGACAAACGGTTTGAGGAAGTGGACAAACGGTTTGACCAAGTCGATAACCGGCTGGAAAGGATTGAACTGGCTGTTAATCGGCTTGAAGAGAATCAACCAAAGGATATTATGGCAATGCTGCAAACCATTGACAAAAAGCTCGACCGTCACCAAGGCAAAGTATTATATTTCAACAAACCTCGTTCCAAGTAGAATGCACGTTATCTAGAGCTGCCTCTCAAGTACCCAATCTGACAAGCCATTCTTTTCCCGCACCAACCTCATACCCAACTTTTGTGGAATCCGGATGGAACCTGCATTGTCTACCAGAACCCCCGTAGCGGTTATCCGCTTGACCTCCGGTTGCCGGAATGCCCATTTACCAATGCATCCTCCATTTCATAGGCGTATCCCTGTCTGCGATATCCCTCTATAAAAAGCTTGGTGCGTTAATGGTAGTCATCTCCTTGCCAGACCCGCGGCATGGGAATCAGCGCATAGAGAGGAAGCCAATGATACCGCATATGCCGCACTCCCTTCACTAATCGCTGCAGGTCTGTGTCTTCCGTCTTATACCGATATACGGGCAGGCCATCCCACATAAGCGGACTTCCCACGGAATCCCGAACAGGCTCCAGATGCGGAAACTCCAAAAACGGGTGATAGAACATGGAAGCGAGATCATGGGACCCGGCAAGTCGTGACAGGATTTGCGCTACTGTATTTTGTTCGTGAACATAGTAATAAGGTGTGGGGATAAAAATATTTCCCGTTTCCGAAATATACACATGTGATGTGGCATGTCTTTCCGCATCGCTTTGGTAGAGAACCTTCACATAGGAGCCAAAGATGCGTTCCTGTGCCAGGGTGTGCCGGTAATGGGGAGATTCCCAGAAGTGAGGATAGAGTCCGGCTTTTTGAAAAGCGGTGAGGCTCTTGCGGATCCGATCTGCCGCATAAAAGGAGGTGGCCGTCTCCGGAAATCCTTCTACGTCAAATTCAAAGCCGGTTCCGGTGTCCTGATTGTCGTTCTCCAGCTTCCGATCCCCATATTGGTGAGTGTATCCATGCATGCCGAACAGAACGCCGTGGCGCTGGACGCATTGCATCAATGAGATGAACTTTTGCAGGTGGAGATCGGGAGTCGAATCGTCGAGTCCCTTATTATACCAACTTGAGTCCGGTTCGAGTTGCTTCCAACGCGGGATTAACGCCACATGAAATGGCACATGCTGACCCATCAGATACTCAAATACAGCCCGCAAACGCCCCAAATCCTTAAGTGTCCGATAGGGCCCACCGGGTCCGATGTCCTCAAGCCGAAGTAAAGCAGGGCGGAATCTGTTCATCCGCAATCCCCCTCCGCATTAGGCTTTTGTATTGTATTCCCGAGAATCGGTGCCGGGCACCTTATGAACCATCATATGGGCCAATGTGCACTGGGACACAAATGTGGCATTGAAATTCAAATAGAGGTACAATTTACCACTACAGGGGGGGAAGAACGTGATTCATAAAGTCGAACATATCGGTATCAAGAACTGAATGTGGAATTGATTGGCGAGGAACCGAGTACCATATTGAACGGGATCAAGACCGGATTCTTCCAGGGGCCTGACAAGGAACGATACGGTTTCTTTGAAATGATTGGTGTCTTCTGCAAAAATGGGTTGGTGCACTCCGACCTGATTCGGAATGAGGCGAGCCCCCTTCGCAAGATGCAAAGGGGGCTTTTGTTTTTGCGTTTTCTGCATATTTCATGATGTTGCCTTTTTTGCATATTGCCTTGTCGTATAACTTGCCGTACAATCCAGCTAATATACTATGAAATCATGGTGACCGGGGGGACCCCAATGAATCTTTCGTTTAGAGATAAAGGAGAGACATCATGAACTTCAGCCATGCCTATAAAGACAAATTGAGGTCTGCAGAAGAAGCGGTTTCCCTCATTAATCCTGGAGATGACATAATTGTCCCCCTGACGGCCGGGGAGCCGCCTGCTTTGCTGGACGCCCTGCCCCATCATAAGGGATTGCGCGGAAACCGGCTGTTTCAAATGTTGTCTCTTCGTCCGGCCCTATCCGTGGAACCGGAGAGGCTTCAACTGGTTTCCCTGTTCCTGGGAGTTGGAGATCGCCCCGGCTTTCATGAAGGCCGGGTGGATCTGCTGCCTAATCATTTCTCGGATCTTCCCCGGTTACTGAGGGACTTTACGAAGAATCGCGTGATTATGGCAACCGTATCCCCAATGGATGATAAGGGCTACTTCTCGCTTGGCACGAACTGCGATTATACCGCCACGCTGCTAGAGGATGCCAATCTCATTCTGCTGGAAGTCAACGAGAACATGCCCCGGACGTACGGACTAAACCAGATTCATATCGATCAGGCCCACGCCATTATTGAGAACCATGTCCCGCTCCCCACACTGTCCGAGCCGGTGTTGACAGATAACGATGTGAAAATCGGGCGGACCATTGCCGGCCTCATTCATGACGGAGATACGCTGCAAATCGGTTTTGGAGCCATCCCCAATGCGGTGATGAACTTCCTGAAGGATCACAGGGATCTGAGCATTTTCACGGAGATGCTGCCGGACAAAGTGGCGGATCTCTATGAAGCGGGGGTCATCACCAATCGGAACAAGCCGATTTTTGAAGGGAAAACCACCATGACCTTTGCTCTTGGCAGCCAAAAATTGTATAATTTCATGCATGAAAATCGGGACTTGTTAATGATCCCTGTCAACCAATCGAACGACATTCGGGTCATATCCCAATTTGACAATATCGTGTCGATCAACGCAACGGTAGAAGTGGATTTTCTTGGTCAATGCAATTCGGAAACGATTGGCGGCAAGTATTACTCCTCCACCGGTGGGCAGGCTGACTTTGCTAAAGGGGTGAGGCTCGCAAAAAATGGCCGGGGCATCATATGTCTCCATTCCACGGCCAAAAACGGCCAAGTGTCCAAGATCGTACCTACACTTCCTGAAGGGGCTGTCGTCACCACCTCCAAAAATGATGTGGACATAGTGGTAACCGAATACGGCATGGCAGAGTTGAAAGGGAAAACGATCAGGGAACGCACGAAAGCTTTGATCGGAATCGCTCACCCCAAGTTCCGTGAGGAATTGGAGTTTGCGGCCAGAAAGATGGGATATTTGGTATAGAAGCAAGCGGGGAGAGGGGAAGATGGCCATGCACAGATCCTTGTATAAGCTGAAAAGTTGTCCAAATTGCGGAAAGCCGCAGAACCAGATCGAGTGGGTTTCATGGTGTTCCAAATGCAATATGGTGGTATGCTCCAGTTGTGTTCACAACGAGCATAAATGCAAAGACGGGTATCCTTTCGGCATCCCGGGACGGGGCACCCGGTATTTTGCCACAATCAGCTTGCATGAATCCGAATCTCATCAGGAATAAAACGGGGACAGCGCCAGCCGGAAAGAACGGCTGGTTTTTTCGTACTAGAAAGCATTCTTTTCAGTTTTCCGAAGGTCTAAATTTGAGTAGGGATTTCGAATTCAACAACAAAGCCTGTATCTTTTGCAAACACAGGCCTGTTCAAGTGAAACTAGTTATTATCATCCGAATGCAGCAAGCAGACATCGAGGTTGCTCTGCAGATGCTGCTTCATAAGACGTTCGGCTCTTTCTCCATCACCATCCATAATTGCCTTGCAAATGGCCTCATGTTCATCGTGAATGCAGTCTCTTGTGTGGACCACCTTGCGTCGGCAAAGCAGAATCAATGAACGCATTCTGTCTATGACTTCAATTATATATCGGTTGCCGCTGGCTTCCATAATAATATCGTGAAAGGTCGTGTTGGCAGCTACCTTCTCTTCAATGGTTCCTATTTTCCCGGTCTGTATGATGTTCTTAAGCGTTTCCTTCTGTTCGGAGGTAAGGTTCTCGGCGGCACAACGGGCTGAATACCCTTCGAGCAGAATACGGATTCC
Protein-coding regions in this window:
- a CDS encoding acetyl-CoA hydrolase/transferase family protein — its product is MNFSHAYKDKLRSAEEAVSLINPGDDIIVPLTAGEPPALLDALPHHKGLRGNRLFQMLSLRPALSVEPERLQLVSLFLGVGDRPGFHEGRVDLLPNHFSDLPRLLRDFTKNRVIMATVSPMDDKGYFSLGTNCDYTATLLEDANLILLEVNENMPRTYGLNQIHIDQAHAIIENHVPLPTLSEPVLTDNDVKIGRTIAGLIHDGDTLQIGFGAIPNAVMNFLKDHRDLSIFTEMLPDKVADLYEAGVITNRNKPIFEGKTTMTFALGSQKLYNFMHENRDLLMIPVNQSNDIRVISQFDNIVSINATVEVDFLGQCNSETIGGKYYSSTGGQADFAKGVRLAKNGRGIICLHSTAKNGQVSKIVPTLPEGAVVTTSKNDVDIVVTEYGMAELKGKTIRERTKALIGIAHPKFREELEFAARKMGYLV
- the pruA gene encoding L-glutamate gamma-semialdehyde dehydrogenase, encoding MIPFRNEPFTNFADPANKEAMKAALAKVKAELGKEYPLVIGGEKITTGKKVKSINPGNLDEIVGIQCQANQELAQKAVDIAMETFKTWQFVEPHVRANYLFKAAAEMRRRKFEFAAWMVYEVGKNWGEADADVAEAIDFMEFYGREMIRLGGPQPLVPYEGEDNHLYYIPLGVGVVIPPWNFPLAIMVGMTTAAIVSGNTVVLKPASTSPVIAAKFVELMEQIGLPKGVINFLPGSGSEIGDFLVEHPKTRFVSFTGSRDVGIRINERIAKQAEGQIWIKRLVAEMGGKDAVVVDASADPEEAATGIVQSAFGFQGQKCSAGSRAIVHKDLYDVVLQKVVEKTKALQVGLPEENYAIGPVVDENAYNKILEYIEVGKKEGRLMAGGGKAEGNGYYIQPTIIADVKEDARIMLEEIFGPVLAFYKADSFEKAIEVFNNTEYGLTGALYSNDREHLEYARKYMHCGNLYFNRKCTGALVGVHPFGGFNMSGTDSKAGGRDYLLLFTQAKVVSERF
- a CDS encoding DUF2334 domain-containing protein, with protein sequence MNRFRPALLRLEDIGPGGPYRTLKDLGRLRAVFEYLMGQHVPFHVALIPRWKQLEPDSSWYNKGLDDSTPDLHLQKFISLMQCVQRHGVLFGMHGYTHQYGDRKLENDNQDTGTGFEFDVEGFPETATSFYAADRIRKSLTAFQKAGLYPHFWESPHYRHTLAQERIFGSYVKVLYQSDAERHATSHVYISETGNIFIPTPYYYVHEQNTVAQILSRLAGSHDLASMFYHPFLEFPHLEPVRDSVGSPLMWDGLPVYRYKTEDTDLQRLVKGVRHMRYHWLPLYALIPMPRVWQGDDYH
- a CDS encoding GntR family transcriptional regulator, which encodes MKTTISKYEPVYRQAYEVIRNMIIHGDLSPGTKLVEEKLAAHLGVSRTPVREAIRRLEQEGLVKGKTVIEPSEDELRDSYGIRILLEGYSARCAAENLTSEQKETLKNIIQTGKIGTIEEKVAANTTFHDIIMEASGNRYIIEVIDRMRSLILLCRRKVVHTRDCIHDEHEAICKAIMDGDGERAERLMKQHLQSNLDVCLLHSDDNN